The Microcaecilia unicolor chromosome 6, aMicUni1.1, whole genome shotgun sequence genome includes a window with the following:
- the LOC115472136 gene encoding trypsin inhibitor-like: protein MKTMMVLTVGLLLFCVLQSQAEDELLPPEDNRAACTLPIEPGGCKALYIRWAYDSEQGHCVPFNYGGCRGNANNFLTEEECNGLCKIS from the exons ATGAAAACAATGATGGTGCTGACTGTGGGGCTGCTCTTATTCTGTGTTCTTCAGAGCCAGGCAGAG GATGAACTTCTGCCTCCAGAAGACAACAGAG cagcTTGCACCCTGCCCATTGAACCAGGAGGATGTAAGGCTTTGTATATACGCTGGGCCTATGACTCAGAGCAAGGCCATTGTGTTCCCTTCAACTATGGAGGCTGCAGAGGCAATGCAAACAATTTCCTCACTGAAGAGGAGTGTAATGGGTTGTGCAAAATATCGTAA